Genomic DNA from Desulfuromonas sp. TF:
GAGAAGAGACCGGTTGTGGTCAACGATCCCCTCACCTACGAGGGAATTACTTTTTACCAGTCGAGCTACGGACCCGCCGGCGAACCGGTCTTCAACTTCAAGGTCCGGGTCAAGGAAACTGGTGAGGTGGCGAACATTACGGCGCGGCAGGGCCAGAGGGTTCAGCTGCCAGGGGGCGGCGCCTTCCGGGTTGTCGACTTCACCCCATCGTACCAGAATTTCGGCCCCGGAGCCCGGCTGGAGGTCTTCACCGAAAGCGGCAAGCGAAACTCCTTCATCGTCCTGCAGGCTTTCCCTGACTTCGACGCACAGCGGGGCGGCGTCTACAGCTTCACTCTGGTTGATTTCAAGCAGCGTTTTTATACCGGTCTACAGGTGGCCAAGGACCCCGGAGTCTGGGTCGTCTGGCTGGGATGCACACTGATGGTGCTCGGCTCCATGATCGCCTTTTTCCTGTCGCACAGGCGCATCTGGATCACCATCATGCCGGTCGGCGGCAAAACCGGCATCAAGCTCGGTGGAAGCGCCCACCGCAACCAACCGGCCTTTGAATTGTTTTTCGACGATTTCAAGAAGAACCTCAAGGCAGAACTTGTAGCCAGGGACTAGGGCGGAGAAGACGGAAGATCTAAATCTCGGAATAGTTCTTCGCTCGATTAGAATCGAACCCTCTCTCTGTACGGAGGCTCAAAAAACATGTCCAGTACGCAACTTTTCAATATCGTTACCATCGCCTATTTCTCCTCCATGGTTCTGTTCATCATCTATCTGGCGACCCGCAGCAAAGGGGTTTCCCTGATCGCCAGCATCGCGGCCTACGGCGGGTTGCTGGCTCATACCGCCGCCATCGGTCTGCGCTGGTACGAATCCTACCAGATCCCCGGCGGTGTCGGCCATGCTCCCCTGTCCAATCTCTATGAGTCGGTGGTTTTCTTCGCCTGGACCATCGTTCTCATCTACATGATCATTGATCTGAAGTACCGTCAGCCAGCAGTGGGGGCTTTCGTTCTCCCCTTCGCCTTTCTCTCGATGACCTGGGCCCAGCTCAGCCTCGACGATGCTATCGAGCCCCTGGTACCGGCCCTTCAGAGCAACTGGCTCACTTACCACGTCATCACTTGTTTTCTTGGCTATGCCGCCTTCGCCGTCGCCTGCGGGGTTTCCATCATGTACCTCATCAAGGTGGGCAAGGAGGATAAGGGTTCCGGAAATTCTCCCGCCGGAGGTATTCTGGCGGTATTCCCCAGCGCCAAAATACTCGATGATATCAATTATAAATCCATCATGATCGGCTTCCCCCTGCTTACTCTCGGGATCATCACCGGAGCAGCCTGGGCCAATTATGCCTGGGGAACCTACTGGAGTTGGGATCCCAAGGAAACCTGGAGCCTTATCGTGTGGTTCATTTACGCAGCTTTTCTTCATGCCCGCTTCACGCGAGGATGGGTGGGAAGAAGGGCCGCATGGCTGTCCATCGTCGGCTTTGCCGCTACCATTTTCTGTTATCTGGGAGTGAATCTGGTCCTCTCCGGGCTGCATTCCTATGGGGGATAAAAGGCGCTGAGATTCTTCAGTCGGAGGCGCATTTAATTACCTGTCGTAAATTATTGATTCTCCTCGATACCGTCTTTGCCAACGAGGCCCTGCATTGGCAGGGCCTCGCTCTGTTTTTGCAGATGGCTGTGTCAGCCTCCTGTCCCGAGACCAATTCCCCGGGCGGTGCGCGAGACCCTTCGATGCCCTTTCAGGCAGCCTCCTTCAGCTGAACCTTTCTGAAAAACTCCTTGAACAGCAGGAATCGCTTGGAAGCAGACTCTCTTGTATACGCCGACGAAACTCTGGATGATCTCCGTCCGGGAGGGCTGAAAATCATCCAGAAATCCGGCGGTTATCGTTTCTCTCTTGACCCGATCCTGCTATGTGCCTTTGCCTGGATTGAAGAGGGTGATACGGTTGCGGATCTGGGCACCGGGTCCGGGGTGATCCCTCTTCTTCTGGCCGTCAAGACTGAACCAAAGAGAATTGTCGGGTTGGAACTTCAGCCGGAACTGGCGGACCGCGCACGACGCAGCGTGCTCCTTAACAGGCTTGAGGAGAAGGTGGAGATACTGGAGGGCGACCTGCGTGTTCTGCCGAAAAGCTTTGCCCCTCACTCTTTTGATGTGGTCCTTTCCAACCCTCCCTACCGCCGGACCGGGACAGGCCGCAAGGCGCCCGCGGCCGAGCGGGCGGCAGCGCGCCACGAACTGGCCGGAGGGCTTGAGGATTTTCTCAGGGCGGCGGTCTTCATGCTGAGGCACGGCGGAAGGTTTTATATCGTCTATCTGGCGGAGCGCCTGGCGGAACTGCTGGATAAGATGCGTAGGGAGCGGCTTGAACCGAAGCGGCTGCGCTGCGTGCATTCACGGGTGGGGGAGCGGGGACGCATGGTGCTTGTCGAGGCCCGCAAGGGCGGTGGGGAAGGGCTTTCGATAGAGCCCCCTCTCTTCATCTATGACGGTGAAAAGTATACGGAAGAGGTGCTGGCCATCTATGCGGAGTCGCGGGACTGAGGACTGGGGACCTGGGAATTACTCGGCCTCGGTCCTGTTTTTCTCCACCTTCGCCTGGCGGACGAGGATGGCTCTCAAACTCTGCCGCAACTCCTGGTCCGCAAGAGGGGCCAGGGCCGCTTCGATGTGGGACTCTTCCTCTTTCGTGAGGCAAGCGGACTGCCAGGAGGGAGGCGGTGGCGTTTCTGCTTCGGTCGACTCCCTTTCTATTTTGCCTCGCCGCAAATAAAGATCCTTGATGGCTGCTCCCTCAAGCCGTTCGTTAAGCCGTGCGAGGATTTTCGGCTTCAGCAGCTGCAACTGCTGCATCCATGCCGGCTGCTCGACACGCACCTCCAGTATCCCTTCCCGGATTCTTATCGGGCGGGCCTTTGCGGCAATCTGTGGACCCACCACCGCGTCCCATACCTGCCAGGCACGATATTCCCGCAGTTTCCCGTCCAGTCCGTGCTGACGCAGAACGCTTTGAATCAGGTTTCCGACTGACGCGGCGTTTTTCATGGGGGGGCGTCGCTTGTCCTTCATTTCCGACTCCGCCGGTAAATGCTCCCCCCCACGATTTGCCCTGCCACGGCACAGAGTACGGAGTAGGGAATAATGTCCCATCCGAAGCCATAAGCCAGGCGGATGAAGATGATGAAGGGGATGGACAGGTGAATATAGATGAACCATCGCAGGGAGTATTTACGTGAGGGTTCTCTGAGGAATCCCAGGGGAAGGTTCGCGATGAAGGCAAAGAAAAGAAGATTGGCGAGATTCAGCGCCTGAGGGAGAGTCAATATTTACCTCGGATATCATCGGTCGGATACCCGGCGTGATGACCGGACCGGATCGGGATGGTAGTGGGGATTGACGGATAATCGCCATAGTCTATCCGGGAATCGGTTGAAATGTCAATTGAAAGAGGCTTTGCACGACGACCTTGCACGGTAAGGATAAAAGTGGCATCATGAAACGAAATCTGCGGAAAAGGTGAAGCATGGTTCGGGACAAGGATATTGTGGCTATTTTTCACTCCATCCACCGGGTGATGAAGGCCGAGAAGGTGCTCAAACTGGCCGGCGCCGATTTTCTTCTTATCCCCGTCCCCAGGCAGCTCGCCTCCGACTGCGGCCTGGCCATCCGCTATACGAAACAGGAGCAGAACAAGGTTGAGGCTGTTCTGGATTCGGAGGGGCTTCAGCCGGCGGAGCTTTACAGGCGGGAAGGAAAAGGATATATCCGGCTGGAGCCGTAAGTACGGCATTCCCGCCGGTTTTTCCCTTGACAAAGAAAATCCGCTTCACTATAGTCCATGTTTTGCTACACTCCAAGAATGGTGTGCAAGGTAAGCAATGTTTGACAATCTGACCGAAAAATTTGATTCGGTATTCAAGAAGCTTCGCGGCCATGGACGGCTGAACGAAGAGAATATACAGGAGGCCCTGCGGGAAGTCCGTCTGGTCCTTCTGGAGGCAGACGTCAATTTCCGGGTGGTGAAGGATTTCGTCTCCTCCGTCCGCGAGCGGGCGGTGGGGCAGGATGTCCTGAAAAGCCTCACTCCGGCCCAGCAGGTCATCAAGATCGTCCGTGACGAGCTTGGTCGCCTGATGGGGGAGGATAACGAAAACCGCCTCGATCTTGCGTCGCGTCCCCCTGTGCCGATCATGCTGTGCGGTCTGCAGGGGGCGGGAAAGACCACCACCTGCGGCAAACTGGCGCTGAAGCTTCGCAAGGAGAAACGGAACCCCCTGCTGGTTCCTGCCGACATCTACAGGCCGGCGGCCATCGAGCAGCTCAAGACGGTTGGACGTCAGCTCGGCATCGCGGTGTTCGACTCCTTGCCCGGACAGGATCCGGTGAGGATCTGCGAGGAAGCCCGAC
This window encodes:
- the ccsB gene encoding c-type cytochrome biogenesis protein CcsB, with product MSSTQLFNIVTIAYFSSMVLFIIYLATRSKGVSLIASIAAYGGLLAHTAAIGLRWYESYQIPGGVGHAPLSNLYESVVFFAWTIVLIYMIIDLKYRQPAVGAFVLPFAFLSMTWAQLSLDDAIEPLVPALQSNWLTYHVITCFLGYAAFAVACGVSIMYLIKVGKEDKGSGNSPAGGILAVFPSAKILDDINYKSIMIGFPLLTLGIITGAAWANYAWGTYWSWDPKETWSLIVWFIYAAFLHARFTRGWVGRRAAWLSIVGFAATIFCYLGVNLVLSGLHSYGG
- a CDS encoding tRNA1(Val) (adenine(37)-N6)-methyltransferase → MEADSLVYADETLDDLRPGGLKIIQKSGGYRFSLDPILLCAFAWIEEGDTVADLGTGSGVIPLLLAVKTEPKRIVGLELQPELADRARRSVLLNRLEEKVEILEGDLRVLPKSFAPHSFDVVLSNPPYRRTGTGRKAPAAERAAARHELAGGLEDFLRAAVFMLRHGGRFYIVYLAERLAELLDKMRRERLEPKRLRCVHSRVGERGRMVLVEARKGGGEGLSIEPPLFIYDGEKYTEEVLAIYAESRD
- a CDS encoding DciA family protein, whose amino-acid sequence is MKDKRRPPMKNAASVGNLIQSVLRQHGLDGKLREYRAWQVWDAVVGPQIAAKARPIRIREGILEVRVEQPAWMQQLQLLKPKILARLNERLEGAAIKDLYLRRGKIERESTEAETPPPPSWQSACLTKEEESHIEAALAPLADQELRQSLRAILVRQAKVEKNRTEAE
- a CDS encoding DUF3343 domain-containing protein — its product is MVRDKDIVAIFHSIHRVMKAEKVLKLAGADFLLIPVPRQLASDCGLAIRYTKQEQNKVEAVLDSEGLQPAELYRREGKGYIRLEP